In a single window of the Watersipora subatra unplaced genomic scaffold, tzWatSuba1.1 SCAFFOLD_64, whole genome shotgun sequence genome:
- the LOC137410071 gene encoding protein FAM200C-like, which produces MAKPILGKEAEKKLAAVSLSNNTVQRRNCSMVNDIKDHVVQQIMLSPFGLFAIQLDESTDVASCSQLMVYARYVHNEKIKKEFLFCVPLETTTKAKDIFNVVSNFFDEVDLKWENVISCCTDGAPAMLGTKSGFQALVKKFHLM; this is translated from the coding sequence ATGGCGAAACCTATATTGGGAAAGGAGGCTGAGAAGAAGCTGGCTGCAGTGTCATTGTCTAATAACACAGTGCAGAGAAGAAATTGCAGCATGGTCAATGACATTAAAGATCACGTTGTCCAGCAGATAATGTTATCTCCATTTGGGCTCTTTGCTATTCAGTTGGATGAGTCAACTGATGTAGCTTCATGCTCACAGTTAATGGTGTATGCCCGCTATGTACACaacgaaaaaataaaaaaggaattTCTGTTTTGTGTACCTCTGGAAACCACAACCAAAGctaaagacatttttaatgttGTCTCCAACTTTTTTGATGAAGTAGATCTAAAATGGGAAAATGTTATTAGCTGTTGTACAGATGGGGCACCAGCTATGCTAGGCACAAAATCAGGCTTTCAAGCTCTTGTAAAAAAGTTTCACTTAATGTAG